ATTTTATAACTACTATTACATTATTATTTTTAAAATTCCCGGCATAAGCACTACAATCAAAAATTAATATCACGCATATAACTAACAAAAATTTTTTAATGTTTATACATTGACTACTTTAATAAATAAATAAATTTCACGCGAGAATTATATAATAAAGAAAGATTTTGCGCGCCCTCTCTATATAAACTCTATAAAATTTATTGATTCAAGAATTCTTATCCGGCAAAAACTTTCTGAGTCTTCCTATAAATTTATGTTATGCACAAGAAAATTTTACAGGCTATCAACGTAAAAATCTATAAGCATGTATAATTACGAGAAAAATTAATATTATTATTAAGGAGGACTCAAGAATATATGCACGAAAATATTTTAATAATTAATTGCGGCTCACAGTTCACTCAATTAATAGCGCGCAGACTCCGAGAAATGAAGATACACAGCGTTATTCTTAACTGGGACGTAAAATCGTCTGAAGTTGCCAAACTCGCTCCCAAGGGCGTAATAATTTCAGGAGGGCCTGACAGTGTAAATGACTCTGACGCTATAACAATTGATCCCGAAATTTTGCGAGTCGGCTGTCCTGTGCTGGGAATTTGCTACGGTATGCAGTTATTAACTAAATTAACGGGCGGAGTCGTGAGTTCCGGGAATTCTCAAGAATACGGAGTAACTAATATAATTAAATCCGGCGATTCTGATTTATTGAGCAGTCAAAACGAGTTCAAGGCCTTAATGAGTCACGGCGATAATGTTTCAGGACTTCCGGCGGGCTTTGCTGCTACTTCACGAACTAAAAGCGGAGTTATTGCCTCAATCGAGAATAAAGCAAAAAATTTTTACGGCCTTCAATTTCACCCTGAAGTAATTCACACTGAATGCGGGAACGAGATATTAAATAATTTCGCTTTCAAGATTTGCAAGTGTTCAGGGGACTGGGATTTAAGCGACTGGGTAAATTCAACAATTAATAATATACGCGAGACAGTGAAAGACTCAAAAGTTGTCTGCGGACTCTCAGGCGGAGTTGACTCGAGCGTCTCGGCAGTTCTTGTAAATAAGGCAATCGGCGAAAAACTTTACTGCGTGTTCGTGAATCACGGTTTAATGCGCTTGAATGAGCCAGAGTCAGTAATCGAATCATATAAAGCACTTGGCCTGAATGTAATATACGTTGACGCGTCAGAAAAATTTTTGAACGAATTGCGCGGAGTTACTGACCCCGAACAGAAAAGAAGAATTATAGGCCGGTTATTTATTGAAGTATTCGAGGAAGAAGCTAATAAAATTTCAGGCGTGAAATGGCTTTTACAGGGCACGATTTATCCCGATGTTATAGAGAGCGGCAATAAAAAGGGGGCAGCACTCATTAAATCACATCACAACGTGGGCGGACTTCCTGAAAAAATGAACCTGAAATTATTGGAGCCATTAAGGGATTTATTCAAGGACGAAGTTAGAGAGCTCGGCAAAATTATAAACATGCCCGAATCTATAATCAATCGTCAGCCGTTTCCGGGTCCGGGTCTTGCTATTCGTTGTCTGGGAGAAATCACGAAAGAAAGACTCGATAAATTACGAGCAGCCGACGCAATTTTTAGGGAAGAATTAAAGCGTGCAGGACTCTATAATGACATTTGGCAGGCGTTTTGCGTGTTATTGCCGGTTAAATCAGTCGGAGTCATGGGAGACAGCAGGACTTATAATGAAGTTGTTGCTTTACGGGCTATTAATTCACAGGACGCAATGACGGCAGAATTCAGCAGAATAGATTATGACGTTCTTGACAAGGTCGCAAAAAGAATCTGCAATGAAGTCAACGGATTAAATCGTATAGTCCTTGATGTGACTTCAAAACCTCCTGCAACGATCGAGTGGGAATAGCTTCATTATCACGTTTTTTGCTTGAGGCCGGCGGGAGTAATAAGCTGTTATTATTTTTCTCGTCGGTCTTAGCTGATTCTCCATTTCCAAACGATGCGAGCAATTTTCTCCCGTTTATGCTTAATATCACGCTGTCATTGTTAATCTTTAAGACTCTTGCATTAATCGCCGGAATCCTTCCGCCCTGACGAATTATAACGCCTTTAGAGTTCGGCAAATCGATAACTGCAATTTTTTCACGCTGTGATAATAATATTGCTTTAACAGTAACTCTTAACTCTTCAGAACTTCCCGGCATTGTAATAACATCGCTGCTTTTAGGTAATGGCGAACTCCCCGGGGCTGTATCGGGTACATTCTCTGCTAAATAACTTGCCTCATCATTAAATAAACGCCTGTTCATTTCGTTAATTGAAGCTGCCAAGACCCGCCCGCCCTGCCTCATTGATATTAAAGCACGGACATTATTAGCAAGCTGGGTTATCTCGCTGTCATTCCGTTGTGATAACGATGCAATTTCAGTGAATGAGTCCTGATATAAATCTGCAATTCTCACGGATCTATAATAACTGAATACTGCCCAAGCAATTCCGAGCGCTAATATAATAAATGAAAGAATACGCAAAAAAGGTGCCGGGTCTTCAGTTCTTACACCTGTTACGCTCTCCCATAAGATTTCTAAATTTTTCCGGATTTCCATGTTAATATGCCGTCAATGTTACACTAGCAATAATAAATAATGCCGGAGCGTCCTTATCTTTCTGGAGCTTAAGCTGTGAAATTTTGCATACAGTAGGCATTGCCCGCCATTCACCGAGAAGATTTATAAAGCTGTAATAACCGCCTCTCAAAACGAGATCTATATTTTTATTGCTTTGACGGGTTGTGAGAATATTTACATCGTTGTTTTCTGCCGCATGCCTGACATGTGAGTAGAAATCTATAATATCTGTCGCCGGCTTTATAGTGTC
This sequence is a window from Synergistaceae bacterium. Protein-coding genes within it:
- the guaA gene encoding glutamine-hydrolyzing GMP synthase yields the protein MHENILIINCGSQFTQLIARRLREMKIHSVILNWDVKSSEVAKLAPKGVIISGGPDSVNDSDAITIDPEILRVGCPVLGICYGMQLLTKLTGGVVSSGNSQEYGVTNIIKSGDSDLLSSQNEFKALMSHGDNVSGLPAGFAATSRTKSGVIASIENKAKNFYGLQFHPEVIHTECGNEILNNFAFKICKCSGDWDLSDWVNSTINNIRETVKDSKVVCGLSGGVDSSVSAVLVNKAIGEKLYCVFVNHGLMRLNEPESVIESYKALGLNVIYVDASEKFLNELRGVTDPEQKRRIIGRLFIEVFEEEANKISGVKWLLQGTIYPDVIESGNKKGAALIKSHHNVGGLPEKMNLKLLEPLRDLFKDEVRELGKIINMPESIINRQPFPGPGLAIRCLGEITKERLDKLRAADAIFREELKRAGLYNDIWQAFCVLLPVKSVGVMGDSRTYNEVVALRAINSQDAMTAEFSRIDYDVLDKVAKRICNEVNGLNRIVLDVTSKPPATIEWE